A stretch of DNA from Lawsonibacter asaccharolyticus:
GAACTGTCCGGCAAGCTGGATGGAGTCCCCTTCCGGGCTGTCAATGTCTGCACTGGCGAAAAAGTTTCCGCAAGAAGTTCTACCCCCAAAATTCTATTTGAGGGACAGGTCATTGTTTTTTCCTATTTTGATAATCGGAAGATCAGTGAGGGTTTTGTCCAGGTGTTTTCCAAAAAAGCTCTGTCTAAACTCAGGGAAACCAGAGTCCCGTTGCCAATTCAGACAGAAAACAGTGTATTCAATGAAAATTTTGCGGTGTTTGCAGAGAACGAGCAGAATGCTTTTTACATTCTGACCCCCCAGGTGATGGAGCAGATTACAGCTTTTCAGGAAGCTATGGAAGGAAACATTTATCTTTCCTTTTCTGAAAAATCTCTATATGTAACTTGCAGCCAGCTTCGCAACCCTTTTCATATTTATATAGATATTCCTGTTGAAGAACAGCGTCAAAAGATTGCCGGCGATACGGCGATTCTCCGCAGTGCAAAGGAAATTCTCATAAGAGCCGGACAAAGCAGTCCGAAATAAGAAGGCAGTCCTTGAAAGGCGGTAGGTATCATATGGGATGTACAATTGTGTTCGTTATCCTGCTTGTTATTGGAATGGGCATCCTCTGTTTTCTGACGGGGGATATGGCGGCTTTTATCGCCCTGTCCGCTACTTTAGTCGTAGGGCTTGGTCTTGCCGGTATTCTGTATCATATCTATAAATCGAAGCAAAGACGGATGGAGAAGTATAATCCCCTATCCCCTACATTGCGCTGGATGAATGCCGCAGGGTCGATCCTGATTGCAGCAAGTCAACATACAAATTTTCATCTGCTGGCTGGCTGGCGGTACAATAACGAATTTGACCGGGAAAGTATTAAAACAATGCTGTGGGATTATTGGGGCATTCAAGGACATGAGACAGCTATAAAGGAAATGCGCAGCCTGATCGACGAGGGAATGCGTGCCAGCTATCGGAGGAAAATGGAACTCTTGTCGCATAAATATAAGGATGCTACAGAAGTCCAGCTCATTGAGGAGGCCCGCAAAACCAATCCAAACGCAGATGAGGACAGCTATCTGCCGAAAATGCTGATGGCCTGGCGGCGCTATGGGGAAAATGCCCTGTTAGGCTGGGACATGGGACGTTGCGCATATATCACGCAATGTTGCTATCTGGCAGGTTATATCAGTATGCAGGAAATGCTGGATCTGTGCGTGGATGCCGGGATGAAGGCACAGTCCTTTTTTCAGAATTGGGAAGAAATGATGGAGAGCTATCTGCTGGGCGGCCAGTTCTGGCAGCATGAGGATAAGAATGACCCAAAATCCATGACGGCAGAACGATGGAAGCTATATGAACAGCTCTGGCAAGGAAAAAAGCCGTTCCAGGGTTCTCCGTACCTCGCTGTCCCATTCGACCAGCCCCTCTCCAAAGAGGTTATTACCAATGAATACGGTATTCTGCCGGAATACCAAAAATATTATAATCATGGATAGTTAGCTTTCGGTACAGAGTAAGCATTGATAGAAGTGTGTACAAATACTTTGGAAATGCTAAATTTGACTATTAAGTAATTGGAAAATCTTTTCAGGAACGAAATGCACACGTATATGGTCTAACAGCCATGTATGTGTGCTCTGGGAGGCGGAACGGCGGATTGCCAGATGGAGCAACCCGCCGTTTTTGCGTCACTGCGCCCCGTCCAAGGGACTGCGCCCGATAATGTAAGATAAGTTGCGCAAATTGAATAGAGGATAAAAAGAGACATGGTTTGCAGACCTCTGGTAGAATGAAGTTACCACACACCATTCTGAAAGGAGTCTGTAAACCATGTCCGAGAAGATTGTACAACTGAACGAGGAAGTAATCAAGGGTCAGCTCAAAGAATTGGTCCGTGGCAGCGTAGAAGAAACGCTGAATGAACTGCTGGAGCAGGAAGCGGAGAAGCTGACCCAGGCTGCCCGCTACGAGCGCAACGAAGCTCGCCAGGGCTACCGCAGCGGTCACTACGACCGGAACCTTACCACTACCTCTGGAGATGTCACGCTCCACGTACCTCGTCTCAAGGGCGTTTCTTTTGAGACGGCCATCATTGAGCGGTATCGCCGCCGGGAGAGCAGCGTGGAGGAAGCCCTCATTGAGATGTACCTTGCCGGCGTCTCTGTGCGCCGTGTGGAGGACATTACCGAGGCCCTGTGGGGCAGCAAGGTATCTCCGGCCACCATCAGTGAGCTGAACAAGAAAGCCTATGTCCACATTGAGGACTGGCGGAATCGCCCTTTACAAGGCGGCAAATATCCGTATGTCTATGTGGACGGCATCTACTTGCGGCGCAACTGGGGCGGAGAGTATGAAAATGTCGCGATTTTGGTTGCAATCGCGGTAAATGAGGACGGATACCGTGAGGTTTTAGGTGCTGCCGAGGGCATGAAAGAAGACAAGGCCAGCTGGGTGAATTTCTTTCAGTGGCTCAAAAGCAGAGGATTGGACGGCGTGAAACTCGTTGTTGGGGACAAGTGTCTGGGAATGCTGGAAGCCGCGGGAGAAGTATTTCCTGACGCCAAATACCAGCGCTGTACGGTCCATTTTTACCGGAATGTGTTTTCCGTTGTTCCTCGCTCCAAAGTAAAATTAGTGGCCAAGATGCTCAAGGCGATCCACGCTCAGGAAAGCAAGAAGGCCGCCCGTGAAAAGGCTAAAGCTGTGGTAACCCAGTTGAGGGAAATGAAACTGAAAGAGGCCGCCAGGAAGGTGGAGGACAGTGTTGAGGAGACGCTGACCTACTGTGATTTTCCCTATGAGCACTGGACCCGGATTCGCACCAACAATGTGATTGAGCGGCTGAACCGGGAAATCCGCCGCAGGACCCGCGTGGTGGGGACCTTTCCGGACGGCAGCTCTGCCCTCATGCTGGTTTGCGCCCGGCTGCGCCATGTGGCAGGAACCCAGTGGGGCAACAAGAAGTACATGAATATGAAGCACTTAGAGGCGGCTTTAGAATACGCCTCTATTGCCGGCTGACCTCATCCAGCCAGAGTCTGCAAACCAATTTGCGCATAATTCTTGACAGTACCGGACACAGTACACAGACCTGCAAGCGGGCCTTGCGGGAGCTGGAGGACGCCGGACTGATCCTGCGGGTGCGTCAGGGAATTGGAGCGCCGAACAGGATTTATGTGCTGGTGCCGAAGAAGCGGGATTGAAGAAAATCCTGCGGCACGGTATAATGAAAAGTAAGAAATCCTCGCCGCCATACAGCGAGGAACGCCGGGAGGCGGCGAGGGAACACGATCTCATAGAAAGGATGAAGAAATAATGGAGAGTTGTTCTTGCGGTAAATATCAATATGGAGATGAAGTAAAACTTCCAAACTCTGCTTGGCAATATGTGAAAGAGGGATTTATGGGTACAGTTTAGACATATATAAGTTTGCTTGTGAATGACTGCGCCATACAGCAAGGAACGCTGGGAGGCGGCGAGGAAGTTTGCGAGGAAACATAATAGCGTTGTGAAGTTATCTAAAAGAACAGGGAGCAATGTATGAAAAGAAAAATCTTATGGGGAGTTATGGCCTCTTTTATGATCATAGCGATAGCCTTGATGACGATCATGCTTATCCGAATGGCCCAAATGACCGTTCCTGGATCATCGTGTGTGTCCCCGTCGGGGCCATATTACGATGGCCTGTATATTGATCTGGTACAGGAAGCGGATCATCAGAGCTATGTGATTTAGGATGCCTTTTCATTGATGAGCACGGAGACATTTGTTGACAGAACATAATAGGACCAGATAATTTTAGGCCGGCTTTCGTGCAGAAAGTCGGCTTTTATATCTCCGATATTGCGGGTGCACCGTCTCATTATGTGCTAGGATATATTGAATGACCGTACCTCACCTCGTCATGTGACTTTTATGTAGACAAAGAAAACCTACACCACATAGTTGAGTGGTGTAGGTGTATGTTCGTTTGAATCAAGGCAACAGTCTGGTAATATTTTGAACACACAGTATGTTCGTCAGTTAAGTAAAGTTCCCTACGATAGATTCTCGAATTATATAGAAAATGCTTAGGTAAGCGAAGAACGTAAATGTCCTGGCAGACTGCCAATCACTACATGAGAGGTTTTGTCATCCCAAAAGAAATAAATTCGCAGACAATAGAGCGCATTGTGGCTGACGCCCTTTTTCAAGTGCCGCTCCAGCAGCCGCCGTTTTCCCCCATAGGTGATGTAATATTCATCTCCCTGCTCCAGGATATCGCTGCCCTCCCCAAAGCCGCACTCGCTTAGGCCAGGATCAACCGCGCTACAACGCTGTAAAAAGGCGTCCCGGTTGATCCGGCCCTTCCGGTAATCATAGTAGTCCTCCGCCAGCAGGATCAGGCAACGATAGACCATGGATGGGTTTTGATAGACGGCAGATTTCAGGGCACGGACTGCCCTCGGATGCAAATAGAGACGGTCCGGATAATACTGCTCCACCCATTTTGCCATTTGCTCATAGGTCAAATCGACCGGAGGCCGTTCTGTTTTCCCGTGCTTTAACCGGGCGATTTCCCGTCTCTGACGGTCCATCATTTCCGCCATGGCCGTCATCTGCTTTTGAAGCGCCTGACTGTCCTCCCGACAAGCTGCCATATCGGCGTAGTATGTCTCGGCCAACGCCTTATATTCTTCCTTGGATTCATATACCCGGCGCAGCTGCTCCCGACACTGTGCCAGCAATTCCTCCGTGCTTTCCTCCGTACTGGCGGAGAGCATACGGGCCTGCTCCGCTTCTATGTAAAACCGAACGCCAAACCTGTTCCAATCAATGACCTGCGCGACGCTTTGCAGGTGAATCGCTTTTTCCAGCTCCTTTTCAAATTCGCCGGGGTAAAAATTCCTTTTGATGGTTTGAGCTGTGTAGAGCGGATGTTTGTAGGGGTCATCTGCTTCAAAATCAATCGAACTGGGCCAGTAGATACGGACGGCGCCACCAAAGCAGGACCACTCGTCCTCAACGATCCGGCTAAGCTCATAGGTTGCATCCCAGTCTATAACCATTACATGGGCGCTGTCAACCAGAGCTGCGGCCAGTTTCCATCCGTCCACTAAATATCCGTTCTGACCAAGCGCAGGATTTTTGGCTTGAGAAATCAGGACAACGGGCAGCCGTCGGTCCTCGGCACACAAGAGGCCAATCAGTTTACTGACTTTGTGCGTTGAAATATGCTGGGGCTCTGTCGAGAGCCGGAGGCCATCATTCAGGCCAACCTCGTCTATCAGCTGGCGCACAAATACCGGCGACCTGGGCACAGGCTTTGCCTTGGAGCCAGGCTCGCGGAGAAAAACGGTTTCCCGGACCGCAAGGAGCAGGCTGTGACGATATGGCTTGATCTCAGCCTCAACAGTGTCCCGGATGCCGCTTTCAAATACAGAGGAACGAAGGGTGAAAAAGTGTTCCTCCGGCTGGTAAATCACCGCAACAGACCGTCCTTTTTTCGTTGACCCGCTCACAGTCGCCGGAAACTCCGGGAGCGGAATGCAGTCGATGACTTCCCTGCGCATCCAAGCATAGAGGATCCACGCCGCAGCCATAAATTTTTCGTCATTGATTCCGTCTATTTCGGAGCCAATCCATGCCGCAAACTGATAGATGTTTTTCATTGTCGTTTTCTCCCTAATGGTAACAACCGACCTGTACGTCATTCCCCTCACTTGCTATTATTTTACTACACATGATCTCAAAATCATAGGTATTTGTTGAAAAACCCCGGCTACTCAACGTAAAACCTCGACAAGACGCTCCAATCTGGCTGCGAAATAGGTTGCTGCCTTATTCCCGATTCTCATTCAAGAAATCCCGGAATATTTTGTTATAATACTCCCTGTCTTGCAGCTTGTTAATCAGTGGGATAACACGACGGCACAGTTCCGCCTCCTCTGCTGGGCACATGGCGGTTGTCATGTGTTCCTCCACGATTTTTAGGTCCCGTACATCATGGTATATTTCATCAATCAGGCAGTAAAAGAGACTATCAGCGTCCGCAAAGTATTCATAGTTTCCGTCTATGTCTGGCCGAACTACTCCAAATTTTGAGGACACCAGAATATCAAAATAATGATGCCCATGAATATACGAACCAAATGCCCGTAAAACATCATCGATTTTTTCCATCTCTGTCGCCTCAACAAAGACTTTTCTCGGCTTCATTTCATCTTCGCGGGCTGTTGATGCAAGCAATCCCAAAATCAGTTCTTCTCTCGACAAATTTTTATATAGGTCTATCCCCAACAGTGTCTCTTTCGTATTTTTGTCCATTGTGTTGCACCTTTCTAAATTGGAGATTTTATTCAGATGTGCCCGGTGAGTTTGGAAGAAAACTCATTACGGCATTTTAGACTTTGCTAGAAAGTTGTAGAAGTCAATCCCTGCACCCGGCGTTGACTGTATCTGATCTCCTGCATCAAATTGAGGGCTGTGTTCTCCGTCTCCTGAACCATAATTGGGGAAGAACTTCAGGACTGCATTTTCCAGTGCGGCACGGTTGATCCTCGGCCCCCATGAATTTCCATCATAATCAATCATCTCATAAATAGGGAGACAACTCACTTTATAAGTAAAAAAACGGTAGCCGCAGGTGTTGTCGATACCATTTTCTTGGTCATACTTGTTTAGTGATGCAAGTTCCAATGTTTCAGGCCAAATCCCGCTACAGAGGGGATAGGCGATTGCCAGTATCCATCCGACCTCCGCAGTTTCCAGCCAATATAGGCCATTGCAAAGGCGGTCGTGCCGCAGAACTGGTCCCCATGGAGTTTCTTCCGGAATGGGAAACTCGCCAAAATATTCCGGACAAACTTCCATTCCAAATGACTTGTCACTGTCCAAAGAGTAGCCCTTCGGCAAAGGAAGCCCATGTTCAGCAAGGTATTTATGGGCCTCATATTCTACAACATGCCGCCCCTTACAGTCATAATCGTTATCATATAAATATACCCTCGGGATGATTGGTAGTTGTACGCCATAGGCCCGCGCTTCCGAAGAGATTGCAGGGGAGTCCTCTGTTACCGCAATATATTCCGTTAAAAAATGAGGACTGATTTTATTGCCTTTAGTTCCAATATAGTACACGCCCGGACAAATGGTTTCCGCAAAATGGATTGTGCCGTACTGATTTTCAACGGTATGAAAATCAAACGGAAGTTCTGATACCGGTATCTGCTTTTCGCTGGAATCCCCTTTTACGACCACTGGCACAGGAATGTGCCTTTGAGATTCGGGCGGAACCAGTGCGGCGATTTCTGGCGGTAGTTCCCGCAGCCTTGTCCCGCACTCAGAACAAAAGAATGCTGTATCACACATTTGTTTCTTGCAGTTTGGGCATCGTAACATTGTAAATTTCCTCCATTAAGCCTG
This window harbors:
- a CDS encoding transposase mutator type; this translates as MSEKIVQLNEEVIKGQLKELVRGSVEETLNELLEQEAEKLTQAARYERNEARQGYRSGHYDRNLTTTSGDVTLHVPRLKGVSFETAIIERYRRRESSVEEALIEMYLAGVSVRRVEDITEALWGSKVSPATISELNKKAYVHIEDWRNRPLQGGKYPYVYVDGIYLRRNWGGEYENVAILVAIAVNEDGYREVLGAAEGMKEDKASWVNFFQWLKSRGLDGVKLVVGDKCLGMLEAAGEVFPDAKYQRCTVHFYRNVFSVVPRSKVKLVAKMLKAIHAQESKKAAREKAKAVVTQLREMKLKEAARKVEDSVEETLTYCDFPYEHWTRIRTNNVIERLNREIRRRTRVVGTFPDGSSALMLVCARLRHVAGTQWGNKKYMNMKHLEAALEYASIAG